In Rahnella sikkimica, the following are encoded in one genomic region:
- the hldE gene encoding bifunctional D-glycero-beta-D-manno-heptose-7-phosphate kinase/D-glycero-beta-D-manno-heptose 1-phosphate adenylyltransferase HldE produces the protein MKVTLPDFHRAGVLVVGDVMLDRYWYGPTNRISPEAPVPVVKVNTIEERPGGAANVAMNISSLGASSRLIGLTGVDDAARALSERLAEVKVHCDFVALPTHPTITKLRILSRNQQLIRLDFEEGFEGVDLQPMLTKIEQALPQSGALVLSDYAKGALTEVQKMIQLARKAGVPVLVDPKGSDFERYRGATLLTPNLSEFEAVVGRCKNEDEIVARGMQLIADFELSALLVTRSEHGMTLLQPGKAPFHMPTQAQEVYDVTGAGDTVIGTLAAALAAGNTLEEACFLANAAAGVVVGKLGTSTVSPVELENAIGGRSDVGFGVMTEEQLKAAVAMARQRGEKVVMTNGIFDILHAGHVSYLANARKLGDRLIVAVNSDASTKRLKGETRPVNTLQNRMIVLGALGAVDWVVAFEEDTPQRLIAGILPDLLVKGGDYKPEQIAGCQEVWANGGEVRVLNFEDGLSTTKIINQIKAQD, from the coding sequence ATGAAAGTGACTTTGCCTGATTTTCACCGCGCGGGTGTGCTGGTGGTCGGTGACGTAATGTTAGACCGCTACTGGTATGGCCCGACCAACCGTATTTCACCGGAAGCTCCGGTACCGGTCGTGAAGGTGAATACCATCGAAGAACGCCCCGGCGGCGCGGCTAACGTGGCGATGAACATTTCGTCTCTCGGTGCCTCTTCCCGTCTGATCGGCCTGACCGGTGTGGATGATGCGGCGCGTGCGCTGAGCGAGCGTCTGGCGGAAGTGAAGGTACATTGCGATTTTGTGGCGTTGCCTACGCACCCGACTATCACCAAACTGCGTATTCTTTCCCGCAACCAGCAACTGATCCGCCTCGACTTCGAAGAAGGTTTTGAAGGCGTTGATCTGCAACCGATGCTGACCAAAATAGAACAGGCACTGCCACAAAGTGGCGCGCTGGTGCTGTCTGATTACGCCAAAGGCGCGCTGACCGAAGTGCAGAAAATGATCCAGCTGGCGAGAAAAGCGGGCGTGCCTGTTTTAGTGGATCCTAAAGGTTCTGATTTTGAACGTTATCGTGGCGCGACGCTGCTGACACCGAATCTGTCCGAGTTCGAAGCAGTGGTGGGCCGTTGTAAAAACGAAGACGAAATTGTGGCGCGCGGTATGCAACTGATCGCCGATTTTGAACTTTCCGCGTTGCTGGTGACCCGTTCAGAACACGGCATGACACTGTTGCAGCCGGGCAAAGCCCCTTTCCATATGCCAACGCAGGCCCAGGAAGTGTATGACGTGACCGGTGCCGGTGACACCGTGATCGGTACGCTGGCCGCAGCACTGGCAGCGGGCAATACTCTGGAAGAAGCCTGTTTCCTGGCAAACGCTGCGGCGGGTGTTGTCGTCGGGAAACTCGGGACATCCACCGTTTCTCCGGTCGAGCTGGAAAACGCGATCGGCGGACGCTCAGATGTGGGCTTCGGCGTGATGACCGAAGAACAGCTGAAAGCGGCAGTCGCAATGGCACGTCAGCGCGGCGAGAAAGTCGTGATGACCAACGGCATTTTCGACATCCTGCATGCGGGTCATGTGTCATATCTGGCGAATGCCCGTAAGCTCGGCGATCGTCTGATTGTCGCGGTGAACAGCGATGCATCGACCAAACGTCTGAAAGGCGAAACCCGTCCGGTGAATACGCTGCAAAACCGCATGATCGTGCTGGGTGCGCTCGGCGCTGTCGACTGGGTTGTGGCGTTTGAAGAAGATACCCCGCAGCGACTGATCGCCGGGATCTTACCGGATCTGCTGGTCAAAGGCGGCGACTACAAACCGGAACAAATTGCCGGTTGTCAGGAAGTCTGGGCGAACGGCGGCGAAGTCCGCGTGCTGAATTTTGAAGATGGGTTATCTACCACCAAAATCATCAATCAGATCAAAGCGCAGGACTGA
- a CDS encoding TIGR04211 family SH3 domain-containing protein, producing the protein MQKLRLIGFALLGLSITWTAHADEKRYISDDLNTYIHSGPGNQFRIVGTLNAGDEVTLRSVNDSTKYGEIIDSKGKTAWIPLDQLSNVPSLRTRVPNLEQQVKTLTDKLTNIDSSWNQRTAEMQTKVGSSDSIINNLKKENQDLKNQLIVAQKKVDAVNVQLDDKQRTIILQWFMYGGGVAGVGLVLGLVLPHLVPRRRKKDRWMS; encoded by the coding sequence ATGCAGAAATTACGCCTAATTGGTTTCGCTTTGCTTGGTTTAAGCATCACATGGACTGCCCACGCCGACGAGAAGCGCTATATCTCTGACGATCTGAACACCTATATCCACAGCGGTCCGGGCAATCAGTTTCGTATTGTTGGAACCCTGAATGCCGGTGATGAAGTCACCCTGCGCAGCGTCAACGACAGCACTAAATACGGCGAAATCATTGACTCGAAAGGGAAAACCGCCTGGATCCCACTCGACCAGTTAAGCAACGTCCCAAGCCTGCGTACCCGCGTTCCAAATCTGGAACAACAGGTCAAAACGCTGACCGATAAGCTGACGAATATCGATTCCAGCTGGAACCAGCGTACCGCTGAAATGCAGACAAAAGTCGGCTCCAGCGACAGCATCATCAATAACCTGAAGAAAGAAAATCAGGATCTGAAAAATCAGCTGATCGTGGCGCAGAAGAAAGTGGATGCCGTTAACGTCCAGCTCGACGACAAGCAACGTACCATTATTTTACAATGGTTTATGTACGGCGGCGGCGTTGCCGGTGTGGGCCTGGTGCTTGGCCTGGTGCTACCGCATCTGGTTCCGCGTCGCAGGAAAAAAGATCGCTGGATGAGCTGA
- the tsaD gene encoding tRNA (adenosine(37)-N6)-threonylcarbamoyltransferase complex transferase subunit TsaD, translating into MRVLGIETSCDETGIAVYDSEAGLLANQLYSQVKLHADYGGVVPELASRDHVRKTVPLIQAALKEAGLTAQDIDGVAYTAGPGLVGALLVGATIGRSLAFAWNVPAVPVHHMEGHLLAPMLEDNPPDFPFVALLVSGGHTQLISVTGIGEYTLLGESIDDAAGEAFDKTAKLLGLDYPGGPLLSKMAAQGVAGRFTFPRPMTDRPGLDFSFSGLKTFAANTIRGNDSDPQTHADIARAFEDAVVDTLAIKCKRALDQTGFKRLVMAGGVSANRTLRAKLAEMMTKRGGEVFYARPEFCTDNGAMIAYAGMVRLKTGATPDLGVTVRPRWPLAELPPV; encoded by the coding sequence ATGCGAGTACTGGGTATTGAAACGTCCTGCGATGAAACCGGAATTGCAGTTTATGACAGCGAAGCCGGTCTGTTAGCCAACCAACTGTATAGTCAGGTAAAACTGCATGCAGATTACGGCGGTGTTGTGCCTGAACTGGCCTCGCGTGACCATGTACGTAAAACCGTACCGCTGATTCAGGCTGCGTTGAAAGAAGCCGGGCTGACCGCTCAGGATATCGATGGCGTGGCGTATACCGCCGGTCCGGGACTTGTCGGTGCGTTGCTGGTTGGCGCAACCATCGGGCGTTCTCTGGCGTTTGCCTGGAATGTGCCAGCCGTGCCCGTACATCATATGGAAGGCCATTTGCTGGCTCCGATGCTGGAAGATAATCCGCCTGATTTTCCGTTTGTCGCCTTGCTGGTTTCGGGCGGTCATACGCAGTTAATCAGCGTGACCGGCATTGGTGAATATACTTTGCTCGGTGAATCAATTGACGATGCAGCAGGCGAAGCATTTGATAAAACAGCCAAATTATTAGGACTGGATTATCCGGGTGGCCCGTTGCTGTCAAAAATGGCGGCGCAGGGTGTTGCCGGGCGCTTTACGTTCCCGCGTCCGATGACTGATCGTCCGGGGCTGGATTTCAGTTTTTCCGGCCTGAAAACATTCGCCGCCAACACGATCCGCGGCAATGACAGCGATCCACAAACCCATGCCGATATCGCCCGCGCATTCGAAGATGCTGTGGTGGATACGCTGGCCATTAAGTGCAAACGCGCGCTGGATCAGACTGGTTTTAAACGTCTGGTCATGGCGGGTGGCGTCAGTGCAAACCGTACGTTACGAGCGAAATTAGCCGAAATGATGACTAAGCGTGGCGGCGAAGTCTTCTACGCACGCCCTGAATTTTGTACCGATAACGGTGCGATGATCGCTTATGCGGGTATGGTGCGCCTGAAAACGGGTGCTACGCCGGACTTAGGTGTGACCGTGCGCCCGCGCTGGCCGTTGGCCGAACTTCCGCCAGTCTGA
- the rpsU gene encoding 30S ribosomal protein S21: MPVIKVRENEPFDVALRRFKRSCEKAGVLAEVRRREFYEKPTTERKRAKASAVKRHAKKLARENARRTRLY, from the coding sequence ATGCCTGTAATTAAAGTACGTGAAAACGAGCCGTTCGACGTAGCTCTGCGTCGCTTCAAGCGTTCCTGCGAAAAAGCAGGTGTTCTGGCAGAAGTTCGTCGTCGTGAATTCTATGAAAAACCGACTACCGAACGTAAACGCGCTAAAGCATCTGCAGTAAAACGCCACGCCAAGAAACTGGCTCGCGAAAACGCACGCCGCACTCGTCTGTATTAA
- a CDS encoding multifunctional CCA addition/repair protein produces MEIYLVGGAVRDSLLNLPVSEHDWVVVGATPEYMLENGYQQVGKDFPVFLHPKTHDEYALARTERKSGSGYNGFTCYAAPDVTLEQDLMRRDLTINAIAKSDSGELFDPYHGQRDIELRLLRHVSNAFGEDPLRVLRVARFAARFAHLGFTVAPETQTLMQQMAESGELEALTAERVWKETEKALQTQDPQVYFQVLRDCGALKVLFPEIDALFGVPAPEKWHPEIDTGIHTLMTLKIASMLTPDVDVRFSALCHDLGKGLTPPQYWPHHHGHGPAGVKLVKNICQRLKVPTHIRDLAKLVAEFHDLIHTVNKLRPETLLKLFDTLDVWRKPQRLEQMIMTSEADARGRTTFENNPYPQGDYLREAFKVANSISNKEVLDAGFQGMAIRDELKKRRTQALADWKQSQETAV; encoded by the coding sequence GTGGAGATTTACCTGGTCGGCGGCGCAGTCCGAGACAGTTTATTAAACCTGCCTGTGTCTGAACACGATTGGGTGGTGGTCGGCGCAACGCCTGAATATATGCTCGAGAACGGCTATCAGCAGGTCGGCAAAGATTTCCCGGTGTTCCTGCATCCCAAAACTCACGATGAATACGCGCTGGCGCGAACGGAAAGAAAATCGGGTTCCGGTTACAACGGTTTTACCTGTTATGCCGCGCCGGATGTGACGCTTGAACAAGATCTGATGCGACGCGACCTGACCATTAACGCGATCGCTAAAAGTGACAGCGGTGAACTTTTCGACCCTTATCACGGCCAGCGTGATATCGAATTGCGTCTGCTACGCCACGTTTCTAATGCGTTCGGCGAAGATCCGTTACGCGTTCTGCGCGTAGCCCGTTTCGCGGCACGATTTGCGCATTTAGGTTTTACTGTCGCACCTGAAACCCAGACGCTGATGCAACAAATGGCCGAAAGCGGTGAGCTGGAAGCCCTGACGGCAGAACGCGTGTGGAAAGAAACCGAAAAGGCGCTGCAAACGCAGGATCCGCAGGTGTATTTTCAGGTGCTTCGCGACTGCGGCGCGCTGAAAGTGTTGTTCCCTGAAATCGATGCGCTGTTTGGCGTGCCCGCGCCGGAGAAATGGCATCCGGAAATCGATACCGGCATTCATACGCTGATGACGCTGAAAATCGCCAGCATGCTGACGCCTGACGTCGATGTGCGTTTTTCCGCACTGTGCCACGATTTAGGAAAAGGTCTGACGCCGCCGCAGTACTGGCCACATCATCATGGCCACGGCCCGGCTGGCGTGAAACTGGTGAAGAATATTTGCCAGCGCCTGAAAGTGCCGACGCATATCCGCGATCTGGCAAAGCTGGTCGCCGAGTTCCATGACCTCATCCACACCGTGAATAAGCTGCGTCCGGAAACCTTGCTGAAATTGTTCGATACCCTCGACGTCTGGCGCAAACCGCAGCGTCTTGAGCAGATGATCATGACCAGCGAAGCCGATGCACGCGGGCGAACCACGTTCGAGAATAACCCTTATCCGCAGGGCGATTACTTACGGGAAGCCTTCAAAGTGGCGAACAGCATTTCCAATAAAGAAGTGCTGGATGCCGGTTTTCAGGGCATGGCGATCCGTGATGAACTGAAAAAACGGCGTACTCAGGCACTGGCTGACTGGAAGCAATCGCAGGAAACGGCTGTTTAA
- the plsY gene encoding glycerol-3-phosphate 1-O-acyltransferase PlsY has translation MSATALGMIIFAYLCGSISSAILVCRVARLPDPRKAGSGNPGATNVLRLGGRLAAAAVLIFDVLKGMLPVWLAYRLNIPPMYLGLTAIAACVGHIYPVFFRFKGGKGVATAFGAIAPIGWDLTGLMTGTWLLTVLLSGYSSLGAIVSALIAPFYVWWFKPEFTFPVAMLSCLILLRHHDNIQRLWRGQEGKIWDKLKKKRKEADDEKTE, from the coding sequence ATGAGTGCTACCGCGCTTGGAATGATTATTTTCGCCTACCTTTGCGGCTCGATTTCGAGTGCGATTCTGGTCTGCCGGGTCGCCCGTTTACCGGATCCGCGCAAGGCTGGCTCTGGCAATCCCGGTGCTACGAATGTTTTGCGCCTGGGCGGACGCCTGGCCGCAGCGGCCGTTCTGATCTTCGATGTGCTCAAAGGCATGCTGCCCGTCTGGCTGGCGTACCGCCTGAATATTCCCCCGATGTATCTCGGTCTGACCGCCATTGCGGCGTGTGTCGGCCATATCTATCCGGTTTTCTTCCGCTTTAAAGGCGGCAAAGGTGTGGCCACGGCCTTCGGTGCCATCGCCCCTATCGGCTGGGACTTAACCGGCCTGATGACCGGCACATGGCTTCTGACCGTGCTGCTCAGCGGATACTCGTCTCTGGGTGCGATTGTCAGTGCGCTCATCGCGCCTTTCTACGTCTGGTGGTTTAAACCTGAATTTACCTTCCCGGTCGCCATGCTTTCCTGCCTGATTTTATTACGTCATCACGACAATATTCAGCGTCTGTGGCGCGGTCAGGAAGGGAAAATCTGGGATAAGCTGAAGAAAAAGCGTAAAGAAGCGGACGACGAAAAAACAGAATAA
- the glnE gene encoding bifunctional [glutamate--ammonia ligase]-adenylyl-L-tyrosine phosphorylase/[glutamate--ammonia-ligase] adenylyltransferase, protein MLPLSSVLHDHSRNVLERWREHPEKPSLPDDASLAVLTSSEFVTDSLLAFPQWWHEIEQNPPQAQEWQLYRQWLDESLADITDENGLMKALRLFRRRILTRIAWSQSAQTSEAKETLQQLSELAELLIVSARDWLYDACCREFGTPVNAAGEAQKMLILGMGKLGGGELNFSSDIDLIFAYPENGQTQGGRRQLDNAQFFTRLGQRLIKALDQPTIDGFVYRVDMRLRPFGDSGPLVMSFPALEDYYQEQGRDWERYAMVKARLMGGADDASSQELRKMLMPFVFRRYIDFSVIQSLRNMKGMIAREVRRRGLKDNIKLGAGGIREIEFIVQVFQLIRGGREPALQQRALLPTLQALENLGLLPVEQVLQLRTSYLFLRRLENLLQAIADEQTQTLPSDELNQARLAWGMNFDGWPQLLDALNAHMQAVRSVFNDLIGDDTPDAEDDQQHSQFSSLWIDTLEPAELAPLVPQFEENAQRHILQQIAEFRRDVDKRTIGPRGRDQLDLLMPRLLAQVCTYKNADVTLQRLMQLLLNIVTRTTYIELLVEYPGALKQLIRLCAASPMVANQLARHPLLLDELLDPRTLYQPIELGAYRDELRQYLMRVPTEDEEQQLEAVRQFKQAQHLRIAAGDISGALPVMKVSDHLTYLAEAILEVVVQQAWDQMVVKYGQPTHLQHREGRGFAVIGYGKLGGWELGYSSDLDLVFLLDCAPEVMTDGERVIDGRQFYLRLAQRIMHLFSTRTSSGILYEVDPRLRPSGASGMLVSTLEAFADYQANEAWTWEHQALVRARVVYGEPVLTQQFDATRRDILCRQRDDAELRKEVREMREKMYTHLGSKKASEFDLKADPGGITDIEFIAQYLVLRFAHDQPKLTRWSDNVRIFELMAQYDIMPEDEARNLTHAYVTLRDEIHHLALQEHSGKVAADSFASERAQIRASWEKWLS, encoded by the coding sequence ATGCTGCCACTCTCTTCTGTTTTACACGACCACTCCCGGAATGTGCTTGAGCGCTGGCGTGAACATCCCGAAAAGCCCTCTCTTCCCGATGACGCCTCGCTTGCGGTACTGACGAGCAGCGAATTCGTGACGGACAGTTTGCTGGCGTTTCCGCAGTGGTGGCATGAAATCGAGCAAAACCCGCCTCAGGCGCAGGAGTGGCAACTTTACCGGCAGTGGCTCGACGAATCACTGGCAGACATAACAGACGAAAACGGGTTAATGAAAGCGCTGCGTTTGTTCCGCCGCCGCATTCTGACCCGCATCGCCTGGTCGCAGTCGGCGCAAACCAGTGAAGCCAAAGAAACCCTGCAACAGCTGAGTGAGCTGGCGGAATTGCTGATTGTCAGCGCCCGCGACTGGCTGTATGACGCCTGCTGTCGCGAATTCGGTACGCCGGTGAATGCGGCGGGTGAAGCGCAGAAAATGCTGATCCTCGGGATGGGGAAACTGGGCGGCGGCGAGCTGAATTTCTCTTCCGACATTGACCTAATTTTTGCCTATCCGGAAAACGGCCAGACGCAAGGAGGCCGCCGTCAACTGGATAACGCACAGTTCTTTACCCGTCTCGGGCAGCGGCTGATTAAAGCGCTGGATCAGCCGACGATTGACGGATTTGTGTATCGCGTGGATATGCGTTTACGCCCGTTTGGCGACAGCGGTCCGCTGGTGATGAGTTTCCCGGCGCTGGAGGATTATTATCAGGAGCAGGGCCGCGACTGGGAGCGTTACGCGATGGTCAAAGCGCGGCTGATGGGCGGTGCGGATGACGCCAGTAGTCAGGAACTGCGCAAAATGCTGATGCCGTTTGTGTTCCGCCGGTACATCGATTTCAGCGTGATCCAGTCATTGCGTAATATGAAAGGGATGATCGCCCGCGAAGTACGGCGCCGGGGCCTGAAAGACAACATCAAACTCGGCGCGGGCGGCATCCGCGAAATTGAATTTATCGTGCAGGTTTTCCAACTGATCCGCGGCGGGCGCGAACCGGCTTTGCAGCAGCGGGCACTTTTACCGACGTTGCAGGCGCTGGAAAATCTGGGTTTATTGCCGGTTGAGCAGGTTCTGCAATTGCGCACCAGCTACCTGTTCCTGCGCCGTCTGGAAAATCTTCTGCAAGCCATCGCCGACGAACAGACGCAAACACTGCCTTCCGATGAACTCAATCAGGCGCGTCTGGCGTGGGGCATGAATTTTGACGGCTGGCCGCAACTGCTCGATGCGCTGAACGCGCACATGCAGGCCGTACGTTCGGTCTTTAACGATCTGATTGGCGACGATACGCCGGATGCCGAAGACGATCAGCAGCACTCGCAGTTCAGCAGTTTGTGGATTGATACGCTGGAGCCAGCAGAACTGGCACCGCTGGTGCCTCAGTTTGAGGAAAATGCCCAGCGTCATATCCTGCAACAGATTGCGGAATTCCGCCGTGATGTGGATAAACGCACCATCGGGCCACGCGGTCGCGATCAGCTGGATTTGCTGATGCCGCGCTTGCTCGCACAGGTTTGCACTTATAAAAATGCCGACGTCACGCTGCAACGCCTGATGCAGTTGCTGCTCAACATTGTCACGCGCACGACGTACATCGAGCTGCTGGTTGAATATCCCGGTGCGCTCAAGCAACTGATTCGCCTGTGTGCGGCCTCGCCGATGGTCGCGAATCAGCTGGCACGCCATCCTTTGTTGCTCGACGAACTGCTCGACCCGCGTACCCTTTATCAGCCGATTGAGCTGGGCGCTTACCGTGATGAGCTGCGCCAGTATCTGATGCGCGTGCCGACGGAAGATGAAGAACAGCAGCTGGAAGCCGTGCGCCAGTTCAAGCAGGCGCAGCATTTGCGCATTGCCGCCGGAGATATTTCCGGTGCACTGCCGGTCATGAAAGTCAGCGACCATTTGACCTATCTGGCCGAAGCGATCCTTGAAGTCGTCGTGCAGCAGGCGTGGGATCAGATGGTCGTAAAATACGGTCAGCCGACGCATCTTCAGCACCGTGAAGGGCGCGGTTTTGCGGTTATTGGTTATGGAAAATTAGGCGGCTGGGAACTGGGTTACAGCTCAGATCTGGATCTGGTTTTCCTGCTTGATTGCGCGCCGGAGGTGATGACCGACGGCGAGCGTGTGATCGACGGGCGTCAGTTCTATCTGCGTCTGGCGCAGCGAATTATGCACCTGTTCAGCACGCGCACGTCGTCGGGCATTTTGTATGAAGTGGATCCGCGTCTGCGGCCTTCCGGCGCTTCCGGTATGCTGGTCAGCACCCTTGAGGCGTTTGCTGATTATCAGGCCAACGAAGCCTGGACGTGGGAACATCAGGCGCTGGTGCGTGCGCGCGTCGTTTACGGCGAGCCGGTTCTGACGCAGCAATTTGATGCCACACGCCGCGACATTCTCTGCCGCCAGCGCGATGATGCAGAGCTGCGCAAAGAGGTCCGCGAAATGCGTGAGAAAATGTACACCCATCTCGGCAGTAAAAAAGCCAGTGAGTTTGATCTGAAAGCCGATCCCGGTGGCATCACGGATATTGAATTCATTGCACAATATCTGGTCTTACGTTTCGCCCACGATCAGCCAAAGCTGACGCGCTGGTCCGATAACGTCAGGATTTTTGAGCTGATGGCGCAGTACGACATCATGCCGGAAGACGAAGCCCGTAATCTGACCCATGCTTACGTGACGCTGCGCGATGAAATTCATCATCTGGCGTTACAGGAGCACAGCGGTAAAGTCGCCGCTGACAGTTTTGCCAGCGAACGTGCGCAAATCCGCGCCAGCTGGGAAAAATGGCTGAGCTGA
- a CDS encoding CYTH domain-containing protein, translating to MTVEIELKFIATPAAIAELPAQLAGFSAEHTAPSKLTNIYFETADNYLRSHDIGLRIRGFDDQYEMTIKTGGKVVGGLHQRPEYNVELKKPVLKLSAFPKDIWPEGCKPAALQKELAPLFRTDFTREKWVITYGESEIELGLDQGEVVAGELTEALAEIELELKKGNTADLLKLAGEIGAHGGLRQGGFSKAARGYHLAKGNPAREVKPLPVFKAKPKATLEQAMSAMFELALDHWQYHEELWVRGDKTARLTVLQAVETVRQVLVLFGGLVPRKASSELRTLLTDLVPVLEQKSADAQDICYSATYLKCKLVLTSWLATSGWTPFIDDKSAKKLEGSFKRFADIMLGRTAADLKEAFAQPLTEEGYRDQLARLKRQIITFHLLAGAYPDKDVAAYIAGWMELQQAIVQQQHAWEDSARSHAVMMDAFWLNGQTR from the coding sequence ATGACCGTAGAAATAGAATTAAAATTTATCGCCACCCCGGCCGCAATTGCCGAACTTCCTGCGCAGCTCGCGGGTTTCAGCGCTGAGCACACCGCGCCGTCGAAACTGACGAACATCTATTTTGAGACAGCGGATAACTATTTACGTTCGCATGATATCGGTCTGCGCATCCGTGGTTTTGACGATCAGTACGAAATGACCATTAAAACTGGCGGAAAAGTGGTGGGCGGGCTGCATCAGCGCCCTGAATATAATGTTGAGCTGAAAAAGCCGGTGCTGAAACTCAGCGCGTTCCCGAAAGATATCTGGCCGGAAGGGTGTAAACCTGCCGCGCTGCAAAAAGAACTGGCTCCGCTGTTCCGTACAGATTTCACCCGAGAGAAGTGGGTGATCACTTACGGCGAAAGCGAGATTGAGCTGGGTCTTGATCAGGGCGAAGTGGTCGCCGGTGAGTTGACTGAGGCGCTGGCTGAAATTGAGCTTGAGCTGAAAAAAGGCAATACCGCTGATTTACTGAAACTGGCGGGAGAAATCGGTGCGCACGGCGGCTTACGTCAGGGCGGTTTCAGTAAGGCGGCTCGCGGTTATCATCTGGCGAAAGGCAATCCTGCGCGTGAAGTCAAACCGCTGCCGGTGTTTAAAGCTAAACCCAAAGCCACCCTTGAACAGGCGATGTCGGCGATGTTCGAACTGGCGCTGGATCACTGGCAGTATCACGAAGAACTCTGGGTTCGTGGTGACAAAACGGCGCGTCTGACCGTGTTGCAGGCGGTGGAAACCGTGCGTCAGGTTCTGGTGCTGTTCGGCGGGCTGGTGCCGCGTAAAGCGTCTTCTGAACTGCGTACGCTGCTCACCGATCTGGTGCCGGTGCTGGAACAGAAATCTGCCGATGCGCAGGACATTTGTTACAGCGCGACCTACCTGAAATGTAAGTTAGTGCTTACATCCTGGCTGGCAACCTCTGGCTGGACGCCATTTATCGATGATAAATCGGCTAAAAAGCTGGAAGGCTCTTTCAAGCGTTTCGCGGACATTATGCTGGGCCGTACCGCGGCAGATCTGAAAGAGGCATTCGCGCAGCCGCTGACCGAAGAAGGGTATCGCGATCAGTTAGCCCGCCTGAAACGCCAAATTATTACCTTCCATCTGCTGGCCGGCGCGTATCCGGACAAAGACGTTGCCGCGTATATTGCCGGTTGGATGGAGTTGCAGCAGGCCATCGTTCAGCAACAACATGCGTGGGAGGATTCAGCCCGTTCTCACGCGGTGATGATGGATGCCTTCTGGTTAAATGGACAAACTCGTTAA
- the bacA gene encoding undecaprenyl-diphosphate phosphatase, with protein MVESHSLLVAAILGVVEGLTEFLPVSSTGHLIIVGNLLGFTGDTSKSFEVVIQLGSILAVVVMFWRRLFGMIGLHFGKPPAHEGTGTRRLNLGHIILGMIPATILGLLLHSKIKSLFEPKYVMYSLVVGGVLLIAAELLKPKKPRAEGLDDITYVQAFMIGVFQCLALWPGFSRSGATISGGMLMGISRFAASEFSFLLAVPMMMGATVLDLYKSYSFLTLADLPMFATGFITAFIVALIAIKTFLAVIKRISFIPFAIYRFFVALAVYFVFIA; from the coding sequence ATCGTTGAAAGTCATTCTTTGCTTGTAGCAGCTATTTTGGGTGTTGTTGAAGGGCTGACAGAGTTCCTGCCTGTTTCTTCCACCGGTCACCTGATTATTGTAGGTAACCTTCTTGGTTTTACGGGAGATACGTCGAAATCCTTTGAAGTGGTCATTCAGCTGGGGTCAATTCTGGCTGTCGTGGTGATGTTCTGGCGTCGCTTGTTTGGCATGATTGGCCTGCATTTTGGCAAGCCACCGGCTCATGAAGGCACGGGGACGCGCCGTCTGAATCTCGGGCATATTATTTTGGGGATGATCCCGGCCACGATTCTTGGCTTGCTGCTGCACTCAAAAATTAAATCCCTTTTTGAGCCTAAATACGTCATGTACTCGCTGGTTGTCGGCGGTGTTTTACTGATTGCCGCTGAATTGCTTAAACCCAAAAAACCGCGCGCAGAAGGGCTGGATGACATTACCTACGTGCAGGCGTTTATGATCGGGGTCTTTCAGTGTCTGGCACTGTGGCCAGGTTTTTCCCGTTCCGGGGCGACCATCAGTGGCGGGATGTTAATGGGGATCAGCCGTTTTGCCGCGTCTGAGTTCTCTTTCCTGCTGGCAGTGCCGATGATGATGGGTGCAACGGTTCTGGATTTATACAAGAGCTACAGCTTCCTTACGCTGGCGGATTTACCGATGTTCGCCACCGGTTTTATCACAGCATTTATTGTGGCGCTGATCGCGATTAAAACCTTCCTTGCAGTGATTAAACGCATTTCGTTTATCCCGTTTGCGATTTATCGTTTCTTCGTCGCTCTGGCGGTATATTTCGTCTTTATTGCCTGA
- the folB gene encoding bifunctional dihydroneopterin aldolase/7,8-dihydroneopterin epimerase, whose amino-acid sequence MDIVFIEQLNVITTIGAYDWEQTIKQKLVFDIEMAWDNRKSAASDDVNDCLSYADVSEAVIGHVSSQNFALVERVAEEVAALLLARFNSPWVRIKLSKPGAVAQAANVGVVIERGKRF is encoded by the coding sequence ATGGATATCGTATTTATTGAGCAACTAAATGTAATCACCACTATCGGCGCTTACGACTGGGAACAGACCATTAAACAGAAACTGGTGTTCGATATCGAAATGGCCTGGGATAACCGAAAATCCGCCGCCAGCGACGATGTGAACGACTGTTTAAGCTACGCCGATGTCAGTGAAGCCGTCATTGGGCACGTCTCATCGCAGAATTTTGCGCTGGTCGAACGCGTTGCCGAAGAAGTGGCGGCGCTGTTGCTGGCACGTTTTAACTCGCCGTGGGTACGAATTAAGCTCAGCAAACCCGGCGCAGTCGCGCAGGCGGCGAACGTTGGCGTGGTGATTGAGCGCGGAAAACGTTTTTAA